A part of Acidobacteriota bacterium genomic DNA contains:
- a CDS encoding aminotransferase class IV, with translation MLQKADPRNASILININGTLHPRESAGISPFDSSVQGGDAVWEGLRLYDGKIFALTEHLARLRSSAKALAFDTIPDDETLTDEIRRTLQANKMHDDVHIRLTLTRGVKITSGMDPRLNQSGPTLIVLAEFKPPVYDTDGLSLITSSLRRFPPDCLDPKIHHANLLQSILAKIEANHAGADDALMLDRRGFIAETNATHLFLVENGVLRTPHTHACPEGVTRSTILRLCETADIATEIADISLTEAYRADELFCTGTMGELAAITQLDGRRIGNGAAGPMTLTLSRSYRAEARKNGTPIV, from the coding sequence GTGCTGCAGAAAGCCGATCCCCGCAACGCCTCGATCCTGATCAACATCAACGGCACGCTCCACCCCCGCGAGTCGGCGGGCATCAGCCCCTTCGACTCTTCCGTGCAGGGTGGCGACGCGGTGTGGGAAGGCCTGCGTCTCTACGACGGCAAGATCTTCGCGCTAACGGAACATCTTGCGCGACTCCGTTCGTCGGCCAAGGCGCTGGCGTTCGACACGATCCCCGACGACGAGACGTTGACCGACGAGATCCGCCGAACGCTGCAGGCCAACAAGATGCACGACGACGTGCACATCCGGCTGACGCTGACACGCGGCGTCAAGATCACCTCGGGCATGGACCCGCGACTGAACCAGAGTGGCCCGACCCTGATCGTCTTGGCGGAGTTCAAGCCACCGGTCTACGACACCGACGGTCTTTCGCTGATCACCAGCAGCCTGCGTCGCTTCCCGCCGGACTGCCTGGACCCCAAGATCCATCACGCCAACCTGCTGCAATCGATCCTGGCCAAGATCGAGGCCAACCACGCCGGCGCCGACGACGCACTGATGCTGGATCGTCGTGGCTTCATCGCCGAGACCAACGCGACCCATCTGTTCCTGGTCGAGAACGGTGTGCTGCGGACGCCGCACACCCACGCCTGCCCCGAGGGCGTCACCCGCTCGACGATCCTACGTCTCTGCGAGACCGCCGACATCGCCACCGAGATCGCCGACATCAGCCTGACCGAGGCCTATCGCGCGGACGAGCTGTTCTGCACGGGGACCATGGGCGAGCTTGCGGCGATCACGCAACTCGACGGACGCCGCATCGGCAACGGCGCGGCGGGACCGATGACGTTGACGCTCAGCCGGAGTTATCGGGCCGAGGCCCGCAAGAACGGCACGCCCATCGTCTAA